In the genome of Impatiens glandulifera chromosome 6, dImpGla2.1, whole genome shotgun sequence, the window acttaataaaaaaaaactgtcACATGTTCATTAGAGTATATTTTGATTAGAGTATTGAACATATAACGATGAGTTGAAATTGGAAGTTcaagttttatatatatcatttttaattatattttttttataaattaatcgTTCGAAGTTTTAAGGGCAAATCAATCCACAAACAACTTGATTCATGTACATGTGAGTTTTgcactttttatattttttttaaaagattagaCTGCGGACTGACTGTGTTTTTTACTCTTTTTAATAACATTTCTGGGATCTGAATCGGACCTAAATGAGAATGGTAGTcaagtataattttatatattacctAAAATTCGAATgaatttaagtataaaataaatgtaattaaattatattttaaattaattaggcagGTGGCTAGGTCTGATCATGTGTGCCTTTTATACaaaagtattaattattattttgtgtctGCAAAGTTTGAAAACATGGTCAAAGTTTATGAACTTCTTTTTTCCTTTGttccaacttttttttttttttttttttttttataatgagttgttttctttttatatgGGTCtttaagaccatctccaacccaaaaacccatttctaaactcaaaagaatattttcagaatattcttttttataccaactttttaactttattaatattatctatatatttatcaactttataaatttaacctcaatcttttcttatttgtttataaaacaaaatttaattataaattaacaattcatacacataaatattatttaaataaataaattattaaatacttaaataaattatatataaatatgaaaagattatatattaaagattataaatatataaaattagagaaatatttaatataaaaataaataaagaaattcttaactaaaagaaacacaaaagtTGAAGGACATGATTACATTTTATACCTAATTGCAGTGATTAATAGTATGATGAATAGTATGTTATTGCAGGAGCctaaagtttatatttaatattagaggattaaatgttaaataatatatattagatcttaagtttcaaataataattttttttagattaatacCTCAGAAGTGTGTGATATTAGTACTAGCTAGGCATCCACCTAACTGACATTATCCCGATCTAACCTTGAATTACTTCCATGAACAGTAATTTACTGTTTACGAAATACTTCAacattcatattaaaaaaatgttaaaagatATTTTCTTAACTTCATATTTCTATATCATCGTCATACATTAAATGCGTAAAGACTTTtcgtaaaatttatatttaaagtcATCGTGTCCACATTAATCCAATATTCTAGATacataaattaagtgataaatGTCTGATTCGATAATTATATTCATTATCTCTTTCATTCTCTCTTACATGCACATATTagtgttataattttttaattttttttgttagtaagTAAGTTTACTcctaaaatcataaattatttaatttatttatattaatatattaataaatgagaaTATATAACTTAGTAACCAACACAAATTAATCatacttatttataataatatgatcaaaattcaaataaatgtataattcatacttaaacattataatatacataatagattattaactaaatttgtttttcactaacaaaataaaaacataattaaaataataatccaataataataatatgagtaattcaaattaaagatgagagaaaataatgatttattgatatgataatgatttatttgaataCATCTAAATAACTATATAATTCAATCCCTCTTAATCATATCATCTAATtgcatatatatttctttaatagtattgatttctcatttatcttaaatagcTAAATTGATTCCtaccaaataaaaaatcactAATTATACTCtaaattcatttatcattaattaatggaaaaaaaatgaaagaatatgTTTCAGATTCGGACATCAGGGTTAggctaaaaaaattaatttattaaaaaaaataacatcttattgagattttaatttaaatgaaataatatttgaaatatattttaattaaatttaataatatttatttttttttcggTATTTCGAAAAAAGTTTATAATGCGTCAATTTCATTCTCACcctacttttattttattttattttattttattttgtgtctATCCTTAATCCATCACACCTtcctcattatttttttaattttttttaataatagtttattatataaagaaagtTATCACGATTAATCATAATGATTGCATTCTTAATCAGAATTTGAACTTATCTTAATCAGGATTTGAACTTATCACtctactttatatattaaactaatcATTGTTTTGAACCACTATCTAATTGGAGttggatttgattttttttttatttacttaagaatatttttattttaaatatttttgtcagagtattgatttaaatgagataatgttcttgtatatattttaattatgtatatattaacaaatttagttcattaaattacactataatttcaagtgttttcaaataggctTAATGTATGTAACATATTTAAAGTAAGATAAAAACAATTCCTCTGAAAATCCAATtgtttctaataaaatatagagTATAGACAGTTGAgctaaaacaaaagaaaatcaatttaaacaattattaataaatataccttttttttctataatcttGAAGATATTTAAGACCATCTTAAGGAtgaaagaaattttgttttgtttaatttatcaattagttTGGATCAATATAAAATCTAAATTCTCAACCATTTTCTAAACTGATAGCCcaatttaatatcaattttaagCCCAATTTGAATTTAGAACATTATTTATATGGGTtcgaattgaattgaattgcatagtataaaatttaaacttctTTTAATGTAACATATTTTTAGTAAGTAATTATTTATTGacaaatactatttatttatttttaatgtaggAAGAAAACACAACACCCAATACAACTGTGACATTTGATCTTTAGAAAGTACTCTTGTTCCTTCAACTATTTTATTAGAGTTATggacaaatatttattaattttaaaattactatatGTCAAAATTTGAGTCTTCAAAAGTATGTATCtattaaggccttgttcggattgggtttttagagaaaaaaataatgattgattatgattttgaggaagtgatgattattttttggtaaaaaaattgaaaggttattgatatatatgaataaaataaaaaatagagaatattttggttaataaaatgagtaGTGTGATtattgagaagtgattgattgaaaatttaattttggataagttttttaaaaaactcaaagagAACGACGCCGAAGATAAAGTCAGTCCAaactccaaattcaaatttaaaataataattgggcCACTATTTTCTGGACTATGGCTTTTTAAAacctttaaaaattttaaattaaataagttatttgattcttaattttttatttctacaaTTTAAACATGTATGTTCATACtaatagagaaaaataatgataataaatctGACCTAATTTGTTGTTTAAGGTCAaccaacatatataattaacctTATACATGTGTgtttaatttagaaatataatttaattagaccACATATATTGTAATCAGatctaacaatatataataatgaaatcccaattattattatattcaaaaatCATAATGCCTAATGATCTTTATGTTCTCATTATACTATCGTGGTGTAGTGggttttgaatttatattttatttagattatttttactAACGTTCATGcctctcttatttctttttttttttttttagaacgctagCTAGGTTTCACTTCTCTTTTGAAGTGCAACTAATTCTCTCGGGTGAAATGCATAGTTTGTAACACATTTAACTATTTAATCAGGCACAAAACATGTCGGACCACAGAGAGGTTGGGATATTAACCTCTTATTGCCACTAGACTAGAAGAGGGGACGATCTCTTGATTTTTTATAACACTGTCGATTTATAAAACACTAACTCAATCTAACGAAATCCCGCGAAGAAGAAATGGAACATGTGGTGCTTGTTGTCCTCTATTTAATTGAAGCTCTTAAGATGAACATGGAAATGTCTTGTtcaatgttttgttttaataaaatggcaATACTCTTGAAGATGACagctaaaattaaattaatttataaggtGGGCAGTGTGAATAATGTGcaatatgattaaatatattaattagctgtcacattaattaatttcattaattatgtTATGCAAATCGAATTAGGTAATGAAAGAATCTTCAACGGTTAGTCTCCTCACCCAAACTTCACAttcataattcataaatatattaaatttattatgaactataaattatttatatatttatggatCTCAAAATTACTAATTTCAGTTATTTATTTGGCATAATATAAGCCCCTTTCgattatcttttttaaattttaagcaTCAACTATTAACAGGGCCGACCCTGAGTAAGCCCAGCAAACCCTCGGGCTAGGGCAACTCACTCCCCAAGAcagcccatttattaaaaatagtaagatattttattaaatttgttataattttaaacataaagtATTGTAGTTTTGATATTGAAGATAAGAACGTAAAACTTTTACTTGATTATGACTTCAAATTTCaccaaaagttattttttaaaacaattttttaaattaaacttagggcaacaacaaaaatatcgaTCTTTTTCTACTCGAAGCTGGGCATCCTAAAGCTCGGGGCCAACTCTGATTATAACTATTtctttttaagttataaattatattatagagATTCTAGAAATGGATTTTCTTGaccttatttatattttatattaaagggTAATCTTTTCAAATGTGTAATTCATAAAATGTTTtgctaataatatataataatctgaGTCTAGCTGAGTTTTGAGAATTTCTATTTGGATACATGAAGCTTTGAGtttctttaaaaatttattttctatatttacttatttttatgtttgttagTTCTAATTTGGTTGAAacaattattatcttttaatataaattacagTCTTTATATTTAAgtctttctttaataaaaaaatttgaaattattatgtTGATAGGTGgggaattaaattttattaattatttaaaaataatttataaacatgtagtatttaaattattgattgaatATGGTTAGATATTAAAAAAGTCAAACCACATAGCATCAAATACATTGGATATAGTTTGATTTTTGTTGAAATGATCCatctaataatattatgaaattattattccatttataattctaaagtgaaatcaaacaaataaataaaaattaatagcaAAATCCTCCTAAGAGAGTAATGGTATTTCTGATTAAATATGTCggttttttttagtttcttttcGAAGATCTACAAGTTTAATAACCTATTAGATATTAGATAATGTGgttgtattttcttttaatgttaTGATTTATAGTtgtacttaaataatttttattatttttaatatatataaccatgcattttaaaacattataaagaTACACAACACGCGCTTGAAATTGttgaaagttataatattattactctccaaccaaattatctaccataaataatatgaatataaccTAATTATTTTAGACCGACAAATCTAACCGCCTCAATCCATATTTTCTAACACGCACAAATAATTTCTTGCATAATCCAATGGATATACCCCAAATACTAGCAACACATTTACAATATAAAAGAAGATGAAGGGTCGTCTCCACGTTTTGAGTCACATACGACATGTCGACATTCATTTACCCACCGGGAATTGCACTCCATTTGAAAAAATAGATCTAAGTAAAACTCTATACTCTCATCATTTTTCCAACAAAACACAATCGAAACTCCCCTATCAAAAAGAGAATAATAATGTCCTAGGTTAAACTTATCAATATCCCCCATACAATAGACAAGATTTAAGATCTATTAGAACGAATTTTagattgaataaattattaaaatttaatttaagttgttaataaactaaactaaatttTCATGACAAATAAGATTTATTACAATATCAAAACGATACGAATCtgaataaaatcaatatatatataaatctaaaatatgacagctatcatcatcatcttcatctgaaaTCATTCTAATACATTCAAGCAATCTCCAAACTAAAGAACCTCCCTCCCATGGCAGCCACCAAGAACATAACCCCTTTTACAAATGCCGGATTCTTCAACAAGATGTGTTTTTTATGGATCAACCCACTAATCAAAACAGGAAAAAACAAAACCCTGGAAGAAAAAGACATCCCAAACTTAAGAAATTCAGAAACCGCAGATCAATGTTATTCAACCTTCATGAAGATTCTCAGCAAACACAACATAATCTCCAAATCCAACATTCTCTTATCAATATACAAATGGCAAAGAAAAGACATCACAGTCTCTGCTCTCTTCGCATTCATTAAGGTTATAACAATCATCGCCGGTCCTCTTCTTCTCAACGCCTTCATTAAAGTCGCCGAAGGCGGCGGCGGCAACGATAAATCTTTCGTAAACGAACCCTATGTTCTCGCCGCCGCCCTCTTCGTCGCCAAAATGTTCGAATCTTTGTCGGAAAGACAATGGGTTTTCAAAACTAAACTCATTGGTCTTAGAATTAGATCATGTCTATCCGCCGCCATTTATAGTAAACAACTCCGACTATCAAACGCCGCTAAATCGCCAATAACAAACTACGTTATGATCGACGTTTACAAGATCGCCGATTTCCCATATTGGTTTCATCAGATTTGGACAACTCCACTCATGATTCTTCTTTCCCTTCTCATAATATATTCATCTGTTAAATTAGCAACGGTGCCCGCGTTCTTGATCATCGTGTTATTCGTGTTTGGAAACTACCCGATCGCGAAAATTCAACATAAACGCGTTTCAAATCTCGCGACGGCACAAGACTCTCGGCTTAAGGCGGTTATCGAGGGATTAACGAATGTTAAAGTTTTGAAACTTTATGGATGGGAAAATCATTTTAAGAAGACGATTGAGCGTTTGAGGTTGGTTGAATCTAATTGGTTGTCGGCGTTTCAACATCAACGAGGATATCATCTTGTTTTGTTCTGGTCTTGTCCTGTCGTCGCTTCTGCCGTCGCTTTTTGGACATGTTATCTTTTGAAGATTCCGATCAATGCTAGTAAAGTTTTCACTTTTCTTGCAACTTTGAGGATTTTACAAGAACCCATTAGATTAGTTCCAGAAGTTGCTTCAGCTTTCATTGAAGCAAACATCGCGTTAACTCGAATTTCCGAATTTCTCCAATCGCCCGAGTTGCAAAACCAACGCATCGAAATGAATCAAAGTGAAGAGATTGACGATGCCATTGTTGTAAACGCAGATGGAATTTCATGGGATGTTAATTCTTCAAAGAATACTTTATCCGATGTTAATTTAACGGTCAAATTTGGTGAAAAGGTGGCGGTTTGTGGAGAGGTCGGGTCTGGAAAGTCGACTCTTTTAGCGGCTATTCTCGGTGAGGTCGAATTGGTTTGTGGGTCGGTGAGTGTTAATGGAAATATCGCGTTTGTTTCTCAAATGGCGTGGATTCAAACGGGTACCATTCGAGAAAACATTCTTTTTGGGTCGGAAATGGTTCAATCTAGATACGAGGAAGTGTTGGAGAAATCTTGTTTGGTTAAAGATCTCGATATGCTTCCGAATCGTGATCTAACCGTAATAGGAGAACGCGGTGTTAATCTTAGTGGCGGTCAAAAGCAACGCGTTCAACTTGCCCGAGCGTTGTATGAAAACGCCGACGTTTATTTACTCGACGATCCATTTAGTGCCGTCGATGCTCATACTGCCGCTAGCTTATTCAATGTATGTTTTTAATGGTTTTACTTAAAGAAATTGCTccacaaatttaatatttttgttgataaattGGAATATAATAGTTAGAATGAAATATGATGGGATTAGGTTTTTgataaaaagtttttaaaaaaaatgcggTTACAATTGTGTtatgttttattaggttgttttaatttatataaactaatttgtGTTTTTGTCGGGCAGGAATACGTTATGCAAGCATTATCGAGGAAGACGGTTTTACTCGTGACAAGCCGAGTTGATTTCCTTCCGGCTTTCGATTCAATTTTGGTGCGTATATTTCGTTAAAATGTTTCTCAATTACTTATATCTCGTAAACACGAATCAATCTCTTTAAAACACTCTTTTTCAATCAATTTTAGATTCAAATGAGATCACATTTcacaacttaattttttttatgggtGATAGTTAATATCCAATGGAAGAATAGCTCAACAAGGAAGTTATGACCAACTAATAACTTCAAACCAACAATTCCAAAACCTAGTAAATGCTCATCACAAAGACAATGTTGGCTCCAAACAAGGTGCAAAATCGAGATCATTCAACGACATGATCGAGGAAAGGCGATCCAAAGATGAAGATTCCTCTCAAGGAGATCCATTGATTAGACGAGAAGAAAGGGAATCGGGAGACAACGGTTTTAAGCCATATTTACAATACTTCAACCAAAAGAAGGGATTCTTTTACCTTTCATTGGTTATTAGTGCCCATTCAATTTACATTGCGGGACAATTGGCGCAAAATATAATGTTGGCTATCTATTTGAGGGATCCCGGTTCGAGCATTCGTGAACTCAACATTGTATACACTTTGATTGGATTGGGAATGTCGATTTTCCTTCTCGTTAGGTCATATGGTTTAGTTATCTTGGGCCTCAAAGCATCAAACTCCATTTTCTCGAAGCTTATGACATCTCTTTTCGGTGCTCCCATGTCGTTTTTCGACTCAACTCCACTTGGAAGAATACTTAGTCGGGTAAGAATTATTCTTGTAACCCTAGCTAGCCCATTTTAAATTCTAGCACAATCTTTAAGAAcaattcaaacattttttatatatttttttcataatgtCCCATTCATTTTTTACTACTAAACATTCATTCCATTATTAGAACCTccccaaatcaaatcaaatcaagaTCCTTGAGCAATTAAACCGATTTTTTGTTgtctatttgataaatatttgtGTTTCTATATGATGACGAATGTAGGTAGCATCGGATATGAATATTGTGGACTTGGAATTGGGATTCAAATTCGGCATACTTACGGGGACGGCGTTAAACATTCTTTTCACCTTCGGAGTTCTCTTTTTCCTAAGTTGGCCGGTCTTATTCATCGTCATTCCTATAGTTTATGTCACCATATTGTTGCAGGTAATAAATTACATGCCCTAATCTTTTTCTCCAACGAAACCGGCTAATCTATCTATAATAAACCAACAGAGATTCTACTTTGCTTCGTCGAAAGAATTGATGCGAATCGAGGGAACAACAAAGTCATCCGTCGCATGCCATCTCAACGAATCAATTTCCGGAGCCATAACCATTCGTGCTTTCGGAGAAGAGGAGAGATTCTTTTCAAATTACCTAAGTCTTATCGACGCAAACGCGAGCCCATCTTTCCACAATTTCTCATCCAACGAATGGCTAATCCAACGACTCGAAATCCTTTGTGCCGCAGTTCTCTCAAGCTCGGCTCTCGCCTTAACATTGCTAAACCTAAATAAGCCTTCAAACTCGGGATTCATAGGAATGACACTCGTTTACGGTCTTTCACTAAACATTTACGTGGTTCTCTATGTTCAAAGCCAATGCATGGTATCCAACGCAATAGTTGCGGTTGAAAGGCTCGAGCAATACACTCACATTCAACCCGAAGGAAGAAGCGATCTCCAACCGACGACGACAAAACCACCCGAGAATTGGCCATCAAATGGTAGAATTGAGATCTTCGATTTGAAAATCCGTTATCATATGAACTCACCTCTCGTTCTTCGCGGAATCAATTGTTTAATCGAAGGAGGGAGTAAAGTTGGAATAGTGGGAAGAACCGGAAGTGGGAAAACAACTTTGATAAGCGCATTGTTTCGGCTTGTAGAACCTACCGAAGGGAGGATTGTCGTCGATAATATCGACATATCTTCGATTGGACTTCATGATCTTCGTTCTCACATGGGAATTATCCCGCAAGAACCTACTTTGTTTAGTGGTTCTGTGAGATTCAATCTTGACCCTTTATCAGAACATACTGATCATGAGATTTGGGaggtatattttataaattcatcaaccatttatatatttaggttaTAATTTATCATGTTGAATTAGGTTCTTGAGAAGTGTCAATTGAAAGATGCAgttcaagaaaaagaaaacggCTTGGATTGCTTAGGtatgataataattaaattattgatctTTAGCGACACTAAGTTCATAAGCGACGATAAAAACGTCGCTAAATGTTATGAAggtttaaaattgattatattaattgCAGTTATAGAAGATGGATCAAATTGGAGCATGGGACAAAGGCAATTATTTTGTATGGGGAGAGCATTGttaaagagaagaaagataTTAGTTCTTGACGAAGCAACTGCGTCAATAGATAACGCTACCGATTTAATCATACAAAGAAACGTGAGCAGAGAATTTGCAGATTGTACTGTATTAACCGTGGCTCATAAAATCCCTACGGTTATCGACTACTGCAACATGGTCATTGTCATTGACGATGGTAATccttttttcattaaaaatatattataatattttattacatgtTAATTCGTGTTGTAACTATGTTTGCAGGTGAAATGGTGGAATATGATGAGCCGAAGAATCTCATGAACAAAGATAGCTCATATTTTGCGAAGCTTGTTAAGGAATATTACTCTcacaatattatttgattaattttaggTATAAAAGCTATCCTAAATCTCACTAATACGGGTTTAGACACGTAAAACAAGATTTAGATCGGGATTAGGAAGTATGTAAAATTTGTAGCTTAAAACcctatttaacatttttaataatgtatatactttcaaaatatttaggatgttttgtttaaattattttgaatgtttataGAATTTGTGTAATttactcattttaaaaatatgatattgaaAAATGCTTCTAGGGAGTGATTTTctcataaattaatattaaaaaaatgtcttaGATCCAATTAATAGTACTAGTATAtcaataaactattttatatattcatacaaactatatcatgtatgaatagtacaatattttaattttctaaccAATAAAATAGAACTCCTTGATAGACTAAACTCTCCATAAATTTAATAGATACAAATACATCTTTTAATTTAATCCCTTTTTTTCAAGCTGCCTAACATTTAGGTATGTTTAACAGTTAATGATTGTGTACTTTTGTTACTTCAATTTATTGgtcttttatcattttaatgaaATGCAAACCCTTGACTGAGCAAATCAATGTACCCATGTGTTTTTCTAAtcataatgttttcaaataagaatTGAATAGAAGAGATCTACAATCTTGTAACTCGAGTTTATGTTTAAGAATGTATTCATTTAAAGTGAATAAATGACTATGAAAGTCGTGTTAGTTTACTTCAAATAATAAActctaatataaaaaatatattt includes:
- the LOC124943039 gene encoding ABC transporter C family member 10-like — translated: MCFLWINPLIKTGKNKTLEEKDIPNLRNSETADQCYSTFMKILSKHNIISKSNILLSIYKWQRKDITVSALFAFIKVITIIAGPLLLNAFIKVAEGGGGNDKSFVNEPYVLAAALFVAKMFESLSERQWVFKTKLIGLRIRSCLSAAIYSKQLRLSNAAKSPITNYVMIDVYKIADFPYWFHQIWTTPLMILLSLLIIYSSVKLATVPAFLIIVLFVFGNYPIAKIQHKRVSNLATAQDSRLKAVIEGLTNVKVLKLYGWENHFKKTIERLRLVESNWLSAFQHQRGYHLVLFWSCPVVASAVAFWTCYLLKIPINASKVFTFLATLRILQEPIRLVPEVASAFIEANIALTRISEFLQSPELQNQRIEMNQSEEIDDAIVVNADGISWDVNSSKNTLSDVNLTVKFGEKVAVCGEVGSGKSTLLAAILGEVELVCGSVSVNGNIAFVSQMAWIQTGTIRENILFGSEMVQSRYEEVLEKSCLVKDLDMLPNRDLTVIGERGVNLSGGQKQRVQLARALYENADVYLLDDPFSAVDAHTAASLFNEYVMQALSRKTVLLVTSRVDFLPAFDSILLISNGRIAQQGSYDQLITSNQQFQNLVNAHHKDNVGSKQGAKSRSFNDMIEERRSKDEDSSQGDPLIRREERESGDNGFKPYLQYFNQKKGFFYLSLVISAHSIYIAGQLAQNIMLAIYLRDPGSSIRELNIVYTLIGLGMSIFLLVRSYGLVILGLKASNSIFSKLMTSLFGAPMSFFDSTPLGRILSRVASDMNIVDLELGFKFGILTGTALNILFTFGVLFFLSWPVLFIVIPIVYVTILLQRFYFASSKELMRIEGTTKSSVACHLNESISGAITIRAFGEEERFFSNYLSLIDANASPSFHNFSSNEWLIQRLEILCAAVLSSSALALTLLNLNKPSNSGFIGMTLVYGLSLNIYVVLYVQSQCMVSNAIVAVERLEQYTHIQPEGRSDLQPTTTKPPENWPSNGRIEIFDLKIRYHMNSPLVLRGINCLIEGGSKVGIVGRTGSGKTTLISALFRLVEPTEGRIVVDNIDISSIGLHDLRSHMGIIPQEPTLFSGSVRFNLDPLSEHTDHEIWEVLEKCQLKDAVQEKENGLDCLVIEDGSNWSMGQRQLFCMGRALLKRRKILVLDEATASIDNATDLIIQRNVSREFADCTVLTVAHKIPTVIDYCNMVIVIDDGEMVEYDEPKNLMNKDSSYFAKLVKEYYSHNII